In Mycolicibacterium nivoides, the DNA window TGACCTCGAGGGCATCGCCGCGCTGGAGTTGATCGACGCCCGGGCCAGTGCGCTGACCGCCGAGCACCTCGGCGTGGCCGCCCCGGTCGACGGCGCCTGGCAGTTGCTGATCGAATTGGCCGGCGACAGCGACCAGACCGAACGCCTGGCCGACGCGCTGGAAGGCGCCGAGCTATGCGGCGAGCCCGCCGTCGGCGTCGACACAACCGCGCAGCAGCGGTTGTGGCAGGTCCGCGAGTCGGTGGCCGAGGTGCTCGGATTATTCGGCCCGCCACTGAAATTCGATGTCTCCCTGCCGCTGTCGGCGATCCGGGGTTTCGCCGACGCATCGGCCGAATTGATCGCCGACCATGCGCCAGAAGCGATCCCGGTGCTGTTCGGGCACATCGGCGAGGGCAATCTGCACCTGAACGTGCTGCGCTGCTCCACCGATTCCGAACCCGCGCTGTACGCCGCGATGATGACGCTGATCGCCGACTGCGGCGGCAACGTCAGCTCTGAACACGGCGTCGGCTCACGTAAACGCGACTATGTGGCGATGTCACGCACCGAGGCCGACATCGCGGCCATGCGCACCGTCAAGGCCGCGTTCGATCCGGGCGGTTACCTCAATCCCGCGGTGCTGTTCCGCTGACTTTCCTTGCGCGAGAAGACGCGTAGGTACCCGAAAACGCGCGTTGTCGGGTACCTACGCGTCTGTTCGCCGTAGAAAAAGTAATCACTCATCGCGCTCGGCCATGAACTCGGCGTAGATGTTCTCCCACTTTTCAGGGTCCTCGGCCAGCGGCAGCGCCCGGAACGAGTCGGTCGCCGCATCGGCCAAGTCGCCATCGGTGTCGTGATGGCTCACGGTGAACTCGATGTAGTCGTCGTCATCGTCGTCACGGGGATCCAGGTAGGGCTCGGGGTTCGCGCCGTGCCCGGACACGGCCGCGAAGGTCGATTCATTGCCGAAACCGAGCAGGAACAGGGCGGCCACCACACCGAACAGCGCGACGAACGCAGGCAGCAGCATGGACTGCGACATCGCCGCGGCGAACGGCACGTGCAGGAACTCGGGCAGTTCGGCGGCCGCACCCTCCCCGCGGGGCGCCGCGCTTGCCGCCCCCGGCAGTTCGGCGCCGATGCGCGACGTCATGTACGCCGCGATCCCGGCGCTGCCAAGCACCGACCCGACCTGGCGGGTGGCGTTGTACACACCCGACCCGGCCCCGGCCAGGTCCGGCGGCAGGTTGCGCGTCGCTGTCGCCGCCAGCGGGGACCAGATGAACGCCATGCCGATGCCCATCACCAACTGCGGCAGCAGCAGCCGCCAGATCGGTGTCGTCGGGGTCATCTCCACCGCCAGCCAGGTCAGCCCGATCGCCATGGCCGAGAAGCCGAAGCCGATCACCGGCGTCGGATGCGCCCGGTCGACAATGCGGCCGACCACCGGTGCCAGCACACCGCTGGCGATGGCGGTCGGCGCGGTCAACAGGGCCGAGCGGATCGGCGACAGCCCGCACACCGTCTGGGCGTAGAACATCAACGGCAGGATCATCGCCGTCACCGCGAACCCGATCGTCGCAACGCCCACGTTGGCCAGACTGAAATCGCGGTCCTTGAAGATCCGCAGCGGGATCAGCGGCTCGGCGGTGTTGACCGCCTGCCAGCACACGAACGCAACCATCACCGCGATGCCGACCGCACCGGTGGCCCACACCCACGGCGCCCAGTCCCGCGACTGTCCCTCCTGCAGTGCGAACACGATCAGGAACATGCCGACGCCGGACAACACCACGCCCAGCAGGTCGAACCGGTGCGGCTGGGTGGGCAGCACCGGGACCAGCCACACTGCCAGCGCCAGACCCAGGATTCCGATCGGCACGTTGACGAAGAAGATCCACTGCCAGCCCAGACCCCCGACCAGCACGCCACCGGCCAACGGCCCGACCAGGGTGGCCACCCCGGCGGTCGCACCCCACACGCTCATCGCCACCCCGCGCCGCTCGGGCGGGAAGATGCGGGTGATCGTCGACAAGGTCTGCGGCGTCAGCAACGCCGCACCGATGCCCTGCACCACGCGCGCGGCGATCAGCATCTCGATGCTGCCGGCCAGACCACACCACAGCGAGGCCGCGGTGAACACGGCCAGGCCGGCCAGGTAGAGGTTCTTGGGCCCGTACACATCGCCGAGCCGGCCGGCGACGAGCAGCGGCACCGCATACGCGAGCAGGTAGGCGCTGGTCACCCAGATCACGCCGTCGTAGTCGGCGCCCAGGGCTTCCATGATCGTCGGATTGGCGACCGCGACGATCGTCGCGTCGACCAGGATCATGAAGAAGCCGACCATCATGGCCCACAGCGCGTTCCACGGATTCTCCGCACGCGCCGACACATAGCCCTGCGGGCTCGGGGTGCGGGCGTTCAGCACTGGAGACATGTCGAATGTGGTGGGTTGGGCCTCGGGTCCGACCTAGTTGGGTTGTTGGCGGGCCCAGCCGACGCTACCCGGGAGCGGGTCAGGCCGGCTCGACAACCGCCTCCGGGGCGACGTCGAGCGTGTCGCCCGTGTATTCGCTGGGCTCCTCGTCACCGTTACGCCGACCCACCAGCAGTAGCGCCACCAAGGCGATCGCCATGCCTGCAGTCATCACCCACGACAACGCCGGCGCGCCGTTGCCCAGGGCCCCGATGGCGGGCGCCACAGCGGCACCGAGCCCGAACTGTGCCGCGCCCAGCAGCGCGGCCGCCGTTCCGGCCGCGTCGGGATGGCGCGACAGCGCGACCGCGGGCGCATTGGGAAGCACCAGACCCATCCCGGCCAGGATCGCCAGCACCGGCACCAAGAACGCGGACAGCCCGCCCACGTGCGCGACGGTCAGCGCGACGAACACCACGCCGGCCAGCGTCGACCAGCTCAGCGCCGCCACCGTGATGGCCTGCGGCGAGAACCGGCGCAGCAGCACGACGTTGAACTGTGTGGAGCCGATCAGCGCGATGGCGCCCGCGGCGAACACCAGCGCGAACGCCTGCTGGTCGAGACCGTAGTGGCCCTGCAGGACGAACGGCGCGGCCGAGATGTAGGCGAACAGCCCGGACATGCCCAGCGCGGCCACCAGCACCAGGATCACGAACCGGGAGTCCCGCAGAAGCTCGATGTAGGTGCCGATGATGCCGCCCACCGCCAGCGGGCGCCGGTGCGAAACCGGCAGCGTCTCGGGCAGGGCGAGCGCGGCCATCACCAGCAGTCCGCCGGCCACCACCACCAGAGCGACGAACACCCAGTGCCAGGACCCGTGCAACAGCACGGCCGCCCCCAACGACGGGGCCAGCACCGGGGCCACCCCCAGCACCAGCATCAACCGCGACATCACAGTCGCCGCCGCCGTGCCGCTGAACAGGTCACCGACCACGGCGATGGCCACCACCGAGGCGGCCGCCGCACCCATGCCCTGCAGACCTCGCGCCAGGCCGAGGACCGTGATGTTGGGCGCGAGCACGCACAGCACCGAGGCCACCATGTGCAGCACGATGCCGGCCATCAACGGGCGCCTGCGTCCCAGCGAGTCCGACAGCGGGCCGACGATCAGCTGTCCCAGGGCCAGGCCGGCCAGGGTTCCGGTGAGCGTCAACTGGGACATCGAGGAGGAAACCGAGAGCTCATCGGCGATCCGCGGCAGCGCCGGCAGATACATGTCGATGGTCAGCGGCCCCAACGCGACGAGGGCCCCCAGCACCAGGATCATCCGGATCCGGCTCGGCGCGGCTGGCGATGTCGTCTGGTCCACGTCGCGCGATGATGCCATGAAGCTGAATAGCCCCGCACTTCGGTTTTTTGTTCCCAGTGACAGCCGTCACCCCCGGGCACCAGCACCCGGTCGCCGTTCGTTCTCCCGGCGTCAGGTCACGCGTTAGCCTGGCAGTCAACGATGGGTTCACACCTGGGAGGCCCCGAAGTGCGTCTGCGGTCCAAGCCAAATCTGCCGGCGAAGGTCGAGGAGACCGAAGACCCAAGCGCCGCCGCCAAGGTGCTCTCGGCCATCATCGAGGGCAGCTCCCGTGTGCAGGCGCCCGCGGTCAAGGCATACGTGGACCGGTTGCGCAGCCATCAGCCCGATGCCACCCCGGCCGAGATCGTGACCCGGCTGGAGAAGCACTACCTGGCCGCGGTGATGGCCAGCGGCGCGGCCGTCGGCTCCGCGGCGGCGTTCCCCGGTATCGGGACCTTGGTGGCCCTGTCGGCCGTAGCCGGCGAGACAGTGGTCTTCCTGGAGGCGACGTCGGTGTTCGTGCTGGCCGTCGCCGAGGTGCACGGTGTACCCGCCGATCACCGCGAACGGCGCCGTGCGCTGGTGCTCTCGGTGCTCGTGGGCGACGACAGCAAGCACGCCATCGCCGACCTCCTCGGCACCGGACGTACCAGCGGCGCATGGTTGTCCGACGGTGCCGCGACACTGCCGTTGCCCGTGGTTTCGCAGCTCAACTCCCGGCTGGTCAAGTACTTCGTCAAGCGGTATACGCTCAAGCGCGGCGCGATGGCTTTCGGCAAGATGCTGCCGGTGGGCATCGGTGCTGTCATCGGCGGCGTCGGCAACCGGCTGATGGGTAAGAAGATCGTCGCCAACGCCCGCCAGGCGTTCGGTGCGCCCCCGCCGCGGTGGCCTGCAACGTTGCATGTGCTGCCGTCCGCTAAGTCCGCCACCCCCATGCCGACCTCGGGTGGCGCCGAAAGGCGATAGCCTTTATGCGGCGGTCGAACGGGGTCAACCGCCCACAGAAGAACACAAGCGGCGAGCCTGCATGTGACGGCTGGCCGGACACAAGAATCGAGGCGAGTGTCTGCCGTGAGCAGTTCACCTTCACCATTCGGGCAGAACGAGTGGTTGGTCGAGGAGATGTATCGCAAGTTCCGCGAGGATCCCTCTTCGGTGGATCCGAGTTGGCACGAATTTCTGGTCGACTACTCCCCTGAGCCCACCACCGACAACACCGTCGCCAACGGACAGTCGACACCACCGGCAGCGCCGCCGGCGCCTGCGGCAGCACCGGCAGCAACCCCCGCCGCTCCCGCGGCGGCCGCGCCGGCAACTCCCGCGCCGGCAACTCCGGCTCCGGCTCCGGCAGCTCCGGCTCCGGCCGCTCCGGCGAAGGCGGCCCCGGCCAAGCCTGCAAAGGCGGGACCCACCCCAGCCGAGGGTGACGAGACGCAGGTGCTGCGCGGCGCCGCCGCGGCCGTCGTCAAGAACATGAACGCCTCGCTGGAGGTGCCCACCGCGACGAGCGTGCGGGCCATCCCGGCCAAGCTGATGATCGACAACCGCGTCGTCATCAACAACCACCTCAAGCGCACCCGCGGCGGCAAGGTCAGCTTCACGCACCTGCTCGGCTACGCCATCGTGCAGGCGGTCAAGAAGTTCCCGAACATGAACCGGTACTTCGCCGAGGCCAACGGCAAGCCCGCCGCGGTCACGCCGGCCCACACGAACCTGGGCCTGGCCATCGACCTGCCCGGCAAGGACGGCAACCGCTCACTGGTCGTGGCCGCGATCAAGCGCTGCGAGACCATGCACTTCGGCCAGTTCATCGCCGCCTACGAGGACATCGTGCGCCGGGCCCGCGACGGCAAGCTGACCGCCGAGGACTTCTCCGGGGTCACCATCTCGCTGACCAACCCGGGCACCATCGGCACCGTGCACTCGGTGCCGCGGCTCATGGCCGGTCAGGGCGCCATCATCGGCGCGGGCGCCATGGAGTACCCGGCCGAGTTCCAGGGCGCCAGCGAGGAGCGCATCAACGAGGTCGGCATCGGCAAGCTGATCACCCTGACCTCGACCTACGATCACCGCATCATCCAGGGTGCGGAATCGGGCGATTTCCTGCGCACCATCCACCAGCTGCTGCTCGACGACGAGTTCTACGACGAGATCTTCCGCGAACTCGGCATCCCGTACGAGCCGGTGCGCTGGCGGACCGACAACCCCGACTCGATCACGGACAAGAACGCCCGGATCATCGAGCTGATCGCGGCCTACCGCAATCGCGGTCACCTGATGGCCGACATCGATCCGCTGCGCCTGGACAAGACCCGCTTCCGCAGCCACCCCGACCTCGACGTGCTGACCCACGGCCTGACGCTGTGGGACCTCGACCGCGAATTCAAGGTCGACGGGTTCGCCGGCAAGCAGTACATGAAGCTGCGCGACGTGCTGTCGGTGCTGCGCGACGCGTACTGCCGCCACATCGGTGTCGAGTACACCCACATCCTCGAGCCCGAGCAGCAGAAGTGGCTGCAGGAGCGCATCGAGATCAAGCACGACAAGCCGACCGTCGCCGAGCAGAAGTACATCCTGTCCAAGCTCAATGCGGCCGAGGCGTTCGAAACCTTCCTGCAGACCAAATATGTTGGGCAGAAGCGCTTCTCGCTGGAGGGCGCCGAGACCGTCATTCCGATGATGGACGCCGCGATCGACCAGGCCGCCGAGCATGGCCTCGACGAGGTGGTCATCGGTATGCCGCACCGCGGCCGGCTCAACGTGCTGGCCAACATCGTCGGCAAGCCGTACAGCCAGATCTTCACCGAGTTCGAGGGCAACCTGAACCCGTCGCAGGCGCACGGCTCCGGTGACGTGAAGTACCACCTCGGCGCGTCCGGCAACTACATCCAGATGTTCGGCGACAACGATATTCAGGTGTCGCTCACCGCCAACCCGTCACATCTCGAGGCGGTCGACCCGGTGCTCGAGGGTCTGGTGCGGGCCAAGCAGGATCTGCTGGACGGCAGCAGGGACGCCGACGTCTCCGGCGAGTACCCCGTCGTCCCGCTGATGCTGCACGGCGACGCGGCGTTCGCCGGCCAGGGCGTGGTCGCCGAGACGCTGAACCTCGCCCTGCTCGACGGTTACACGACCGGCGGCACCGTCCACATCGTGGTCAACAACCAGATCGGGTTCACCACGGCGCCAACGGATTCGCGGTCCAGCGAGTACTGCACGGACGTCGCCAAGATGATCGGCGCGCCGATCTTCCACGTCAACGGCGATGACCCGGAGGCCTGCGCCTGGGTGGCGCGGCTGGCAGTGGACTTCCGCCAGGCGTTCAAGAAGGACGTCGTCATCGACATGCTGTGCTACCGCCGCCGCGGACACAACGAAGGCGATGACCCGTCGATGACCCAGCCGTACATGTACGACGTCATCGACACCAAGCGCGGCTCCCGCAAGGCCTACACCGAAGCCCTGATCGGCCGCGGCGACATCTCGATGAAAGAGGCCGAGGACGCCCTGCGCGACTACCAGGGTCAGCTGGAGCGGGTGTTCAACGAGGTTCGCGAACTGGAGAAGCACGCGGCCGAGCCCAGCGAGTCGGTCGAATCCGACCAGCAGATCCCGCAGCGGCTCGCGACCGCAGTGGACAAGTCGTTGCTGGCCCGCATCGGCGATGCCCATCTGGCCCTGCCGGACGGGTTCACCGTGCACCCGCGCGTCAAGCCGGTGCTGGAGAAGCGCCGCGAGATGGCCTACGAAGGCAAGGTCGACTGGGCGTTCGCCGAACTGCTGGCGCTCGGGTCGCTCATCTCGGAGGGCAAGCTGGTCCGGTTGAGCGGCCAGGACACCCAGCGCGGCACGTTCACCCAGCGTCACGCCGTGATCGTCGACCGCAAGACCGGCGAGGAGTTCACGCCGCTGCAGCTGCTGGCCACCAACTCCGACGGCACCCCGACCGGCGGCAAGTTGCTGGTCTACAACTCGGCGCTGTCGGAGTACGCCGCAGTGGGCTTCGAATACGGCTACTCGGTGGGCAACCCCGACGCAATGGTGTTGTGGGAGGCCCAGTTCGGCGACTTCGTCAACGGCGCGCAGTCGATCATCGACGAGTTCATCAGCTCCGGTGAGGCCAAGTGGGGCCAGCTCTCCGACGTCGTGCTGCTGCTGCCGCACGGCCACGAGGGACAGGGTCCCGACCACACCTCGGGCCGCATCGAGCGCTTCCTGCAGCTGTGGGCCGAGGGTTCGATGACCATCGCGGTGCCGTCGACCCCGGCGAACTACTTCCACCTGTTGCGCCGGCACGGCCTTGACGGCATCCAGCGTCCGCTGATCGTCTTCACCCCGAAGTCGATGCTGCGCAACAAGGCCGCCGTCAGCGACATCCGCGACTTCACCGAGAACAAGTTCCGCTCGGTGCTGGAGGAGTCCTCCTACACCGATGGTGAGGGCGACCGCGGCAAGGTCACCCGAGTCCTGCTGTGCAGCGGCAAGATCTACTACGACCTGGCGGCGCGCAAGGCCAAGGACAACCGTGAGGACGTCGCGATCGTCCGTCTCGAACAGCTCGCCCCGCTGCCGCGGCGCCGGCTGGCCGAGACACTGGACCGCTACCCGAACGTCACGGAGAAGTTCTGGGTACAGGAGGAGCCGGCCAACCAGGGTGCATGGCCGTCGCTGGGCCTGACCCTGCCCGAGGTGCTGCCGGACTACTTCAACCCGATCAAGCGGATCTCCCGGCGCGCGATGTCGGCTCCGTCCTCGGGGTCCTCGAAGGTGCATGCCGTCGAGCAGCAGGAGATCATCGACCTGGCATTCGGGTAACCCGCTCGGTCTGATCACCGAAATCAACGAAATGGTCGCTGCCGCACGCCGGTAGCGACCATTTCGTTGTTCCGGGGGTCCGGGCGCGCGCATTCGAATCACCGCGCGTACAACCCTGGGCCGCACCAGGGCCGGCGGCTACTCATCTAGGGTGACTATCGAAGCTGACCCGCTCGTAGGCGAGGCGCCGGCACCCACCGCTCCCAACACGGTGCGTACCGCGGTCCTGGCCAGCGTGCTCGGGACGACGATCGAGTGGTACGACTTCTTCCTGTACGCCACGGCCGCGAGCCTGGTGTTCAACCACACCTTCTTCCCGGACCAGAGCTCCTTCGTCGGCACGATGCTGGCATTCGCCACCTTCGCGGTCGGGTTCCTGGTCCGCCCCATCGGCGGATTCGTCTTCGGTCACATCGGCGACCGGATCGGCCGCAAGAAGACGCTCGCCCTGACCATGCTGTTGATGGGCGTGGCGACCGCGCTGATGGGTGTGCTGCCCACCGCGGCGCAGATCGGCGTGCTGGCACCGGTCCTGCTTCTGGTGCTGCGTGTGGTCCAGGGATTCGCCCTCGGCGGTGAGTGGGCCGGCGCGGTGCTGCTGGCTGTCGAGCACAGCCCTCGTCATCGCCGGGGATTGTTCGGCAGCATCCCGCAGGTCGGGCTGGCGCTGGGCCTGGCGCTGGGCACCGGGGTGTTCGTGCTGTTGCAGCTCTGGCTGTCGGCCGAGGCATTCCAGGCCTACGGGTGGCGGATCGCGTTCCTGTTCAGCGTCGTGTTGGTGATCTTCGGCGTCGTGGTGCGGTTCCGGGTGGCCGAGACCCCGGCGTTCGAGAAGCTGCGCGATGACGACGAACGCTCGGCGGTCCCAGTGAAGGAGATCTTCCGTCCCCCGACGCTGCGCTCGACCGTGCTGGGCCTGCTGTCACGCTGGGGCGAGGGCGCCGCGTTCAACACCTGGGGCGTGTTCACCATCT includes these proteins:
- a CDS encoding DHA2 family efflux MFS transporter permease subunit, coding for MSPVLNARTPSPQGYVSARAENPWNALWAMMVGFFMILVDATIVAVANPTIMEALGADYDGVIWVTSAYLLAYAVPLLVAGRLGDVYGPKNLYLAGLAVFTAASLWCGLAGSIEMLIAARVVQGIGAALLTPQTLSTITRIFPPERRGVAMSVWGATAGVATLVGPLAGGVLVGGLGWQWIFFVNVPIGILGLALAVWLVPVLPTQPHRFDLLGVVLSGVGMFLIVFALQEGQSRDWAPWVWATGAVGIAVMVAFVCWQAVNTAEPLIPLRIFKDRDFSLANVGVATIGFAVTAMILPLMFYAQTVCGLSPIRSALLTAPTAIASGVLAPVVGRIVDRAHPTPVIGFGFSAMAIGLTWLAVEMTPTTPIWRLLLPQLVMGIGMAFIWSPLAATATRNLPPDLAGAGSGVYNATRQVGSVLGSAGIAAYMTSRIGAELPGAASAAPRGEGAAAELPEFLHVPFAAAMSQSMLLPAFVALFGVVAALFLLGFGNESTFAAVSGHGANPEPYLDPRDDDDDDYIEFTVSHHDTDGDLADAATDSFRALPLAEDPEKWENIYAEFMAERDE
- a CDS encoding multidrug effflux MFS transporter yields the protein MASSRDVDQTTSPAAPSRIRMILVLGALVALGPLTIDMYLPALPRIADELSVSSSMSQLTLTGTLAGLALGQLIVGPLSDSLGRRRPLMAGIVLHMVASVLCVLAPNITVLGLARGLQGMGAAAASVVAIAVVGDLFSGTAAATVMSRLMLVLGVAPVLAPSLGAAVLLHGSWHWVFVALVVVAGGLLVMAALALPETLPVSHRRPLAVGGIIGTYIELLRDSRFVILVLVAALGMSGLFAYISAAPFVLQGHYGLDQQAFALVFAAGAIALIGSTQFNVVLLRRFSPQAITVAALSWSTLAGVVFVALTVAHVGGLSAFLVPVLAILAGMGLVLPNAPAVALSRHPDAAGTAAALLGAAQFGLGAAVAPAIGALGNGAPALSWVMTAGMAIALVALLLVGRRNGDEEPSEYTGDTLDVAPEAVVEPA
- a CDS encoding multifunctional oxoglutarate decarboxylase/oxoglutarate dehydrogenase thiamine pyrophosphate-binding subunit/dihydrolipoyllysine-residue succinyltransferase subunit, with the protein product MSSSPSPFGQNEWLVEEMYRKFREDPSSVDPSWHEFLVDYSPEPTTDNTVANGQSTPPAAPPAPAAAPAATPAAPAAAAPATPAPATPAPAPAAPAPAAPAKAAPAKPAKAGPTPAEGDETQVLRGAAAAVVKNMNASLEVPTATSVRAIPAKLMIDNRVVINNHLKRTRGGKVSFTHLLGYAIVQAVKKFPNMNRYFAEANGKPAAVTPAHTNLGLAIDLPGKDGNRSLVVAAIKRCETMHFGQFIAAYEDIVRRARDGKLTAEDFSGVTISLTNPGTIGTVHSVPRLMAGQGAIIGAGAMEYPAEFQGASEERINEVGIGKLITLTSTYDHRIIQGAESGDFLRTIHQLLLDDEFYDEIFRELGIPYEPVRWRTDNPDSITDKNARIIELIAAYRNRGHLMADIDPLRLDKTRFRSHPDLDVLTHGLTLWDLDREFKVDGFAGKQYMKLRDVLSVLRDAYCRHIGVEYTHILEPEQQKWLQERIEIKHDKPTVAEQKYILSKLNAAEAFETFLQTKYVGQKRFSLEGAETVIPMMDAAIDQAAEHGLDEVVIGMPHRGRLNVLANIVGKPYSQIFTEFEGNLNPSQAHGSGDVKYHLGASGNYIQMFGDNDIQVSLTANPSHLEAVDPVLEGLVRAKQDLLDGSRDADVSGEYPVVPLMLHGDAAFAGQGVVAETLNLALLDGYTTGGTVHIVVNNQIGFTTAPTDSRSSEYCTDVAKMIGAPIFHVNGDDPEACAWVARLAVDFRQAFKKDVVIDMLCYRRRGHNEGDDPSMTQPYMYDVIDTKRGSRKAYTEALIGRGDISMKEAEDALRDYQGQLERVFNEVRELEKHAAEPSESVESDQQIPQRLATAVDKSLLARIGDAHLALPDGFTVHPRVKPVLEKRREMAYEGKVDWAFAELLALGSLISEGKLVRLSGQDTQRGTFTQRHAVIVDRKTGEEFTPLQLLATNSDGTPTGGKLLVYNSALSEYAAVGFEYGYSVGNPDAMVLWEAQFGDFVNGAQSIIDEFISSGEAKWGQLSDVVLLLPHGHEGQGPDHTSGRIERFLQLWAEGSMTIAVPSTPANYFHLLRRHGLDGIQRPLIVFTPKSMLRNKAAVSDIRDFTENKFRSVLEESSYTDGEGDRGKVTRVLLCSGKIYYDLAARKAKDNREDVAIVRLEQLAPLPRRRLAETLDRYPNVTEKFWVQEEPANQGAWPSLGLTLPEVLPDYFNPIKRISRRAMSAPSSGSSKVHAVEQQEIIDLAFG
- a CDS encoding MFS transporter — protein: MTIEADPLVGEAPAPTAPNTVRTAVLASVLGTTIEWYDFFLYATAASLVFNHTFFPDQSSFVGTMLAFATFAVGFLVRPIGGFVFGHIGDRIGRKKTLALTMLLMGVATALMGVLPTAAQIGVLAPVLLLVLRVVQGFALGGEWAGAVLLAVEHSPRHRRGLFGSIPQVGLALGLALGTGVFVLLQLWLSAEAFQAYGWRIAFLFSVVLVIFGVVVRFRVAETPAFEKLRDDDERSAVPVKEIFRPPTLRSTVLGLLSRWGEGAAFNTWGVFTISYATATLHLGKVPVLVVVTAAALLMAVLLPVSGLLADRFSPKAVYASGIAAYAVVVFPAFALFGTGSIVAYAVGMLLAFGVIHAWFYGAQGTLYASLFPTRTRYTGLSTVYQLSGVYASGLTPLILTALIAAGGGAPWLACGYLVATAVISVIATLLLRPEH